The sequence TTGCGAGGTTTGCCGAATGTGGCTTGAGCGGGTCCCTTGCCCGGAAACCCGGCGTCCGATTGTTGAATTTTGGATTTTGAATTCCGATTTTTTGGGGGAGCCTAGCGGCAGGCACATGGACTATGAGGAAGCGATAGATTGGCTGTTCGGGACGCAGACCTTCGGGATCAAGCTGGGGCTGGATGGGCCGAGGAACCTGCTGAAGGAATGCTTGGCCTTTCCGGCGCACGGGGTGCAGGTGGCACATGTTGCGGGGACGAACGGGAAGGGTAGCACCTGTGCGATGATGGACAGCGTGGCGCGGGCTTGCGGGAGGCGCACGGGGCTTTTCACCTCCCCGCACCTGATCGACTACCGGGAGCGGATGCGGGTTTCCGGCCTGATGATTCCGAAGGAACGGTGTGCGGAGCTGCTGACGGAGGTTCGGGCCGTATGCGAGCGGCTGGAGGTGCACCCGACGTTTTTCGAGATCAGCCTGGCGGTGGCTATGCGCTGGTTCCGCGAAAGGGACTGCGAGCTCATCATCCTGGAGACCGGGATGGGCGGGCGGCTGGATGCGACCACGGCGGTGCCGGCGGATGTCTGCGTGATCTCGCCGATCGGGCTGGATCACATGCAGTGGCTGGGCGACACCTTGGGGAAAGTGGCGGCGGAGAAGGCGGGGATTTTCCTGGAGGGGGTGCCGGCCGTTTCGTCGCCGCAGGATACGGAGGCGAAGCTTGTGCTGGAGAAGGAGGCGAACGAGCGCAGGACGCCGCTGGATTTCATCGGGGCGCCGCTGGAGGGATATGGGATCGGCCTTGCTGGGGAGCACCAGAAATGGAACGCCGCGCTGGCGCTGGCCGCGCTGCACAAGCTGGGGATGAGGCTGGGATATGAAAGCGTCGTGGAGGGGCTGGGCAAGGTTTCGTGGCCCGGGAGGTTCGAGAGGATCCTTTCGGAAGGCACGGAGGTGATCCTCGATGGCGCCCACAATCCCCATGCGGCCAAGGTGCTGCGGCAGACGTGGCTGGCGGAAATCGGCGGGGGAAAAGGGACCTTGCTCTTCGGCGCGGTGGAATCGAAGGACGTTTCCGGGATACTGGCGGAGCTGGCCGGGCTGACGGCGCGGATGATTTTCTGCAAGGTCGGAACCATGCGGGGCTTGCCGGTGGAGGATTTGCTCCATGCATTGCCGGAGGGGGCGGAGGCGGATTGCCACGGGAATTTCCACGATGCGATGGAAGCGGCGCGGAAACACGGCGGCCCGGTGCTGGTGGCCGGATCGCTCTATTTGGTGGGTGAGGCGCGCGCGGAGTTGCTGGGCGGGGAGTTTTTGGCGAGCGCGCAGTAGTTCTCTCTCCTTTCACCGAAATTCCATGTCGTCATCCCAAAGGAAGTCCGAGGAGCCATGGCGCTTTCTGCGGGGGATGGGATCAACCGCATCACCGCGATGGAATGGCCTGCCAGGCCTTTGATGGAGGACGGGGGTGCGGAAGGGCTCGCAGGCGTGTCGCATTTCCGGCATCCTGGTCGGAAAAGGTTCCCTAGAGAACCTCGCTGACGAAGCGGTCTTTTGCGAAAACGGAGAACGCCTCCGGTTCCTCGCCGGTGCCTATGAAGCGGGGCACGATGCCGAGCTGTTCGTAGATGTTGAAGGCGATGCCGCCTTTGCCGGAGCCGTCGAGCTTGGTGATGATGAGGCCGTCCAGCGGGCTGGCCTTGTGGAATTCCCTGGCTTGGTTGAGGGCGTTGGAGCCGGTGGAGGCATCCACGACAAGCAGGGTAATGTGGGGTGCGGATGGATCCTGCTTGGCGAGGGTGCGGCGGATTTTCCCGAGTTCCTCCATGAGGTTGTGGCGGGTGTGGATGCGCCCGGCGGTGTCGCAGATGAGGAAGTCCGCTTGTCCGGCGACGGCCTTTTCGTGGGCGGCGAAGCAGACGGAAGAGGGGTCGGAGTTGGGTTTTCCGGTGATGACGGGGATGTCGAGGCGTTCGCCCCAGCGCTGGAGTTGCTCGACGGCGGCGGCGCGGAAGGTATCCGCGGCGGCAAGCATGACGGAGTGGCCGCGGTGTTTCAGCCACAGGCCGAGCTTGGCGGAAGAGGTGGTTTTGCCCGTGCCGTTGACGCCAACCACGAGGATCACCGTGGGTTTCCCATCGGCGCGCGGGGCGGGCGGGGGGAGATCGGCGGGAAGCAATTCCGAGAGCCGCCTGCGGGTGACTTCCACCACATCCCCGGCGGAGATTTCGCGCCCGAGATCGTGGAGTTCGTCGGTGATGCCCGTGGCCAGCTTGGCGCCAAGGTCGGCGGCGATGAGGTTGGCCTCCAGCTCGTCCCAATCGACATCGGCGCGGTCGGTGATCGCGTTGAAGAGTTTCCTGAAAAAGCCTGCCATGTGTGGCGGGAAGCTAGCGGGTGGCGGCGGCGGGTCAAGGTGGTATGGAGGCGCCCCGTCTCAAGGGGACGGGGCGCGCGGAGGGATGCCGGTCACTGCCTGACGTATATATGGAATCCGCAGTGCCAGTCCGCAGGCACCTTGGCGGTCGCCTGCTCCTCGGTGACAGGGGCGACATTGTAGCCGCCCTTTTCGATGATGAGGAAATCCACGCCGTCGACCTTGCGAAGCTCCATCTTGAGCGCCTGGCCGTCGTTGTCGCCGATGAGCATGTCGCCCGACCAGAAATAGCCGCCGAAGTATTTCGACCTGGCGGTTTTCCCGCCATCGAGGAGCTGGAGCGTATCCTTGGAACCCTCGACCTTGGTGGGATCCTTGCCTTTTTTCCCCTTGAGATAGTTGGCGATGCACTTGTCGATTTCGGACGGGTTCGCCGGTTGCGGCCAAACCGCCCATGCCCAGGTGCCGACAAGCGCCGGGTTGGGGATGAATTTCCCGTCGTAGGAATACATGTCCTCATCCTTGCCGCTGATGTATGAGGCGAGCGTGGTTTTGGGGATACGGTGGACGAATTCCTCGCCGCCGGGTGTCTGCCGCAGTACATCGCCGATCCGGGAGCGGACGACCCTGCCGCCTCCCCCGAGGACGGCGCCCGTGTTCGGCTCCGCGAGCACGGGCGGCATGGATGCGTAGGTTTCCTTGAGCAGCGCGGAAGCAAAGGCTTTCACCTCGGGGCTGGCTGTTTTCAATGCATCGGAGATGGCCTTCGAGGTCTGGTATGAGGCGTGATCCACCCGGAAAGCGGACGATACCCTGACGATGGCCGGCAGCACGGTTTTGTAATGCGCGGGGTCGGTGGCGATCTTCGAGAGGGCGACCACGGCGGCGGGCTGCAACCATGTGCATTTGTAGTCGAGGAATTCCAGCAGGCGCTCGCGGTGCTTGGCGATCACCTCGGGGTTGGCGCGGGCCAGGGCATTGATGGCGTGTAGGGCGACCCACCACGATTCATCGGGGTTCTCGACCATACGTCCGGCGAGATCCAGCATTTCGGGAGTCACCTTGTCGGGCGGAAGGGGGCTGCCCTTGAACATCCCGGTCAGGGCCAGCAGGCCCGCCTGGCGCAGGCGCGGGTCGTCGGATTTCAGCAGAGGGACGACCAGCTCCACCTTGCCGCGCCGCACCACCTGATCCATGGCCATGCTGCGGAGGTCGTATTCCGGGTGCTGGATGTAGCGGAGGAGGGTTTCGTCGGCCAGATCCGGGGCGGTGAGCGCGGCGATGGCAGCCACGGATGCGTCCTTCACCACGGTCTCGTTGAGCAGGTCCTCAAGGGTGAGCGGTCCGCCGCCGGGGATGGGTTCGATGGAGTGGAAGGCGTCGTCGGCCGCGTTGCCCCAGGGGCGCTCGAGGGGCATGTTTTTCGCGAACTTGCTGCGGGGTGCGCCGAAGAGCTGGAGTGTTTTGCGGGGGTAGGTGTAGGTGAGGGCGAAAAAGGTGCCCCAGTCCATGTTGTCCTCGGTGGCGGAGCGGTCGTAGCGGTCGTCCATGCCGGCGATGCCGATGCCGCCGTCGAAGCGGCGGGAGAGATCCATGACCCAGCGGCGGGTGTCGAGGTAGGAGCGGTAGGGAGTGGGGCGTTTCTCGCGCATCTGGCTGACGGCGGCGTGGTGCCAGATCTCGCCCATGCCGCCGCCGGTGTGGGCGGCGTGGAACCAGTTGGTGGCGTAGAAGGCTTTCATCGCCGAGTTGTCGCGGGCTTTTGCGAACACCGAGTCCTCGCCCTTCGGGTCAACCATGGCCGCAGCACCGAGCCCGAGCGCCAGGCCGCTGGTCTTGCCGTTGTCGCGGAAGCCGCCCTCGGGGAGGGTGTTTCCGTAGGCGACGTTGCCGTGGCCGGCGAAGCGGTAGAACTGTGAGAAAGTCTCATCGAACATGTATTTGTCCACCTCCACGCCGCAGAGCTTGGCCATGATGAGGAAGGTCATGCAGTTGACACCGGAGGCGTGGACCTGCCCGGTGCCGACGGAGTAGGTGAATGACGCCGGCGCACCGCGTCCGCTCCAGCCGCCGCTGAACATGTGCTTCCTGAGTTCCTCGGTCTCTTGCTTGATGATGGGGAGCACGCTCGCGTCGCCGGTGCGCAGGTAATATTCGCAAAGCCCCCAGCCCATGTAACCCCTCGACCAATTCATCCCGCCGAGGTTCTTGATGTCCTTCATCCAGCGTTTCACCACCTCGAGATCCTTGTCCTCGCCGGTAGAGAGCAGGAAAATGACCGAGCCCCATTTGGGTGCGTCCTGTTTCGCGATGAGGTCGGCGAGGTTCCTGACAATCTTATCGGACTTGGGGCAGTTGACCGGCCATGTGGGGCTGTATGCGCCCATCACCGGGATGTTCACGGTGACATCGCCCTCATCCTTGATTTTCAGGACAACACTGCCGTCCTTCGCCTCGGCTTCGGTGATGATGTCGCCGAGGATGATGCGCGGATCGATTTTCTCCAGCACCCTGCCGTTGATGCTCTCGATGATCTGGCCTTTCTTGAGCTTGCCGGTCTTTTCGGCAGGGGAGCCGGGCTCCACGTTGTGGATCTGCATGGTCATTCCGGGGCGGATCAGGTTGATGCCGATCCCGACCGGGCCGAGGTTCCTGACAAGCCATGGCCTGCTGCCGTTGCGGCCGGTGTTTTCCGGAAAGGGGTTGAAAATCGGTGTGTTCTCCGGCGTGTAGTAGTTCTGCTCGCCCTGTGCCTGTGCGGAGGGTGCGAATGCGAGGGCGATGGCTGCCCAGGAGGCGGCGATGGCCCGTGGGGATTGTGGTTTGGCCTGTTTCATGTCTTGGGATGTTTGCGTGCGCGCGATTGCCCGGAAGATAGCAGGGGCTGCGATCAAAGGAAGGGTGAAAGGCGGCCGGAGCCGTGAGGGATGCGATGCAGGGCGCCCATCCCTTGGAAGCGATAGGCTTTGGGCAGGATGTGGCCGCAAAAAGGCGGAAAAAATGCGTGGATGAACGGAGCGGTGGAGGCTGTGGCTGCCAGCGCCGCGACCTTGGAAGCCAATAATCCGCTTGTCCCGGTCTGTGCTGCGGTTCTAATCGAGCTTCCGCAGCAACCCACTTCCACAAGATGATCCAAACCAACGGCCAAACGATCCTTCCCATGCCCCAGACGCGGCCAGGCCCGTCCGGCCTTTCGATCGCATCGCTCGTGCTCGGCATCATCGGCATGGTTCCCTGCCTGTCGTTGTTCCTTTCGCCGCTGGCGCTGATCTTCGGGATCATCTCCCTGGTCTTGGCCAAGCAGGGCCAGAGACCCAAGGGCATGGCCATCGCGGGAACGGTTCTGGGCGCGTTCGGGATCCTGTTTTTCGGCGTCCTGATGGTTTTCGCGCACCTTTCCACAAAGCCGAAGCCCTTCGTGGCATCGGCCCCGGAATACGAGACGATGATCGGTGAGGGCTTGTCAGGCTCGGGGTTTCACTTCGAGAGCGGCGGCAAGCGTTTCATCGCCTGCTCGCTCCATCAGTTTGATGGCAAGGCGCCGGCCACGATGCTGGCGCCGGATCTTGAGACGGACATCCCGATCACCGGGCAGGTGCATGAGGGAACCGACATCCAGGTGCTTTCCTATGACGAGAAGGTTTTCCCGGATCCATCGCCGCTCATCCATGACGGCAATCCGAGCGTGTCGGTGGGCGATCCGGTGTTTCTGCTGATCGATGACAAGGCCGTGAAGGCGCATGTCACCCGCTATTCCTTCTTGGAAGGGCACTGGTTCAGTGCGGAGAAACCGTTCGTCGGCCAGGGAGGGAGCGGCTCGCCGGTGGTATCCGGCCTGACGGGAAAAGTGATCGGCGTGTTTCTCGGCGGAGAGGGCGGGGATATGATGACCGAAGGTTATTTCGAGGACTTGGAAATGCCTTGAGATTCCCATGGCCGCGCAGGGGGGGGCGGGCTTATTGCCAGGTGCCCGGATATCGTTGGGATCACCCTGTTCAATGCCCGGGATCGGTGGCTTTGGCGGAGTTCCTCCAGAACTCCAGCCTTTCCTTGATCCGTTTTTCGAGGCCTTGGTCGCCGGGGTGGTAGTAGGTGCGGCCTTCGGGGAGGTAGGCCTGGGGGACGTAGTGGCCTTCGTAATCGTGGGAGTAGAGGTAGCGCATGGCGTCCTCGGGCTTGCCGGTGAGTTTCTTCGAGGTCGGGGTGCGGAGGCGCTCCGGCACGGCGAGGGTGCGGCCGGTTTCCACATCCGAGATCGCGGCCCCGAGGGCTTTGTAGGTGGTGTTGGATTTCGGGGAGGTCGCCAGATAGACGGTGGCGTGGGCGAGGGGGATGCGGCCTTCGGGCATGCCGACGAATTCGAGGGCGTGGTGGGCGTCGAGGGCGACCCTCAGGGCTCCGCTGTCTGCAAGGCCGATGTCCTCGGAAGCGGAGATGACGAGGCGGCGGGAGATGAAGCGCGGGTCTTCGCCGGCGTGGAGCATCTTGGCGAGCCAGTAGAGGGCGGCATCGGGATCGGAGCCGCGGATCGATTTGATGAAGGCTGAGATCGTGTCGTAGTGGCCGTCCTCGCCGTAGTGGACGGCCTTGCGCTGGATTGATTCCTCGGCGATGGCGAGGGTGATGTGGATGTTTCCCCCTGGGGAAACGGTGGCGAGCTCAAGGGCGGTGAGTGCTTTGCGGACGTCGCCGTCGGAGAGCTTCGCCAGATGGGCGAGGGCTTCCGGTTCGTGGGTGATTTCCATTTTCCCGAGGCCGCGTTCGGGATCGGCGATGGCATTTTCCAGGAGCTTCCTGATGGAACTTTCATCGACGGCCTCCAGTTGGAAAATCTGGGAGCGGGATACGAGGGGGGAGTTGACGTAGAAGTAGGGGTTGTGGGTGGTTGCGCCGATGAAGCGGACGGTGCCGCGCTCCAGGTGGGGCAGGAGGACATCCTGCTGGGCTTTGTTGAAGCGGTGGATCTCGTCGATGAAAAGGATGGTTGTCTCTCCGCGCAGGTCTTGGTTCATCTTCGCCTGGGCGATCTTTTCGCGGATTTCGGCGACGTTTGACTCAACGCCGTTGAGCGACTCGAAGCGCGAGCCGGTGGTCTTGGCGATGACATTGGCGAGCGAGGTTTTCCCCGTGCCCGGCGGGCCGTAGAAGATGAGGGAGGCGAAGCGGTCCGCCTCGATGGCGCGGCGGAGGAGCTTGCCCTCACCGAGGATATGATCCTGGCCGAGCACCTCGCCGAGCGTGCGCGGGCGCATCCGGGCGGCGAGCGGCTCGCGGATTTCCGCCTTGCCTGTTTTCGGCTGGGGGCTGGAGAAAAGATCGGACACTGCCGGAAACCTTAATTTCTAAACTTCAAACTCCAAGGAAGAGTTCACCTCAGTTTCCGGCCCGTGATGCGGTTCCAGAACATGCGGTCGCGCCAGTCGGTGAAGGCTCCGGCATGTCGCCGCAAGGCCGATCCGGCGGCAACGTTTTCCCCGGCAACCAGGATCTCGTTCATGCTTTCCTCGGAGCGCAGCGAGCGGACACAGGGGAAACGCCCGCAGATGAGCCTGCGCGTCGCGCTTTGCTTCGCCCGGTGGCCGGAGCCGGTGACAAGGTTGATCGCAAGGATGCCGCCGGGTGCCAGGGAGCGCTGTGTGAGCCCGAGCCAATTCCCATCGCAGGTTTCCGCGCGGAACACATCCTCATCGCCCGCAAGGTAGAGATCGTCGATGATGACATCGAACTTCCGGGTGTTGGATTTCATCCAGGAGTAGGCATCGGCGATGACGATCTCCGCGCCGCTTTCCCCGAGTTCCATCTCCTCGCGGGCGAGGGCGATGAGCTCGGCATCGAGATCGATGCCGGTGAGCTCAGCCTCCGGCAGCAGGTGGCGCAGGGTGCGCAGCGCGGTTCCGCCCGCAACGCCGAGCATTAGTACGGATGCGGGTTTCCCGGAGGGGTGGAGCAGCGCACCCGCCGCAATGAGATCCCAGGCAAGGCCGGTGAGGAAACGTTTTTGGTGGAACGAGGCATGGATGGCCCCGGCCACGCGGAACTCGGTGGAGAGAGGCGATTTCCAGACGGAGATCTTCTGGAAGCGGGTCTGGAAATCGCCGGTCTTTCTCACGTCGAGGAACACCTAAGGGAATGGCGAGCCGCAGGGAAGCAGGAATTCCAGCCCCGGCCTTGGGAAAGGTGGTGACGGAACGGCCATCCGCGGAGGCTCCGGGGCAGCATGAAATGCACAGCCATGGGGAGGCGCTGCGTAGCGCGCATGGCGTGGGAAAGGTATCCTGATCCCGCACCGGATGATTCCGACGCGATTTATGCAAATTTTTTTTGACACCCCTTAAAATGCGATTAGATATTCGCGCATTCTCATTCACGAAAAAATTTACGTGAATGAGATTGCATAAGATTCACCAAACATAACCACATGAAAAACAGATACAAGACAGCAATGACAGCGGGCATCCTGGCGGCTTTCGCAGGCCAGGCATATTCGGGAAGCATCATGGAAGTCCCGGTGGCGGCCGGCGATCCGGAATCGGCATTCGAGGGGGTTCGCCGCCCGATATCGAACCCCACCCTGTTCGACCTCGCCCTGCCGACGACGAACATCCACCCGATCTTCATGCACCACAACCTGCCGAGCACGGTGAACACCACGCCGCTCGGCAACCTGCCCATGGGCGGGGATGTTCAGGTCTATGCGCTGCAGTTCGAGTACGCCCTGAGCGAGCGGCTCTCCATCGTCGCAACGAAAGACGGTTTCGTCGATATCAACCCCGGCAACGGCCTGTGGGGCAACGAATCCGGCTTCGCCAATCTCGGAGCGGGCCTGAAGTACGCCTTCATCTACGATCCGGCCAATGAGTTCGTCCTCAGCGGAACAGCCGTTGTCGAATTGCCGACCGGCAACGACGATGTCTTCCAAGGCCAGGGAGAAGGGATGGTGAACCTCATCGTTTCCGCACTGAAAATGTACGACGATCTCCAGCTGGCCGGTGCCGTTGGCGGGCGTTTCGCAGTCAGTGACGACCAGTCGTCCAGTTCCTTCGTCAGCATGCACGCCAGCTACGAGGTCACGCCGTGGTTCATCCCTCTCGTAGAGCTGAACTGGCACCATGTCCTGAGCCCCGGTGATGGTGCCGGTGCATTCAATTCGCAGGCAGGCGGCCTCGTGCCGGTGGTGGCGACCTTTGAGGGCTCCGACCTGCTGAATTTCGGTGCGGCCAACTCCGGCTCAAACCGTGATCTGGTCACCGCCGCGTTCGGTTTCCGCTCGCGCGTCGCCGACGGGGTCGACCTCGGATTCGCCTACGAGATCCCGCTCACTCCCGAGGACGACGGCATCATCGAAGATCGCATCACGCTCGATCTTGTCTGGAGATTCTGATTTTTGTTGTGACGGCGAGTCCCGGGGGGAAGCTTCCTCCCGGGATTTTCCGTGTCCGGATATAGGGCTCCCGGTTTCAGAAAAGCTCCATCTGCTCCGCTTCCGGCAGATCGTGGAAGCGGACGCCGACGCCAAGCAGCCGGCTGGGCTTGCCGCCGGAGCGCGATTCCGCCTCTTCCAGCAGCTCGCGGAAAATCCCGGCGTCCATCTCCCCATGCGCGCGTTCCGCCGTGGTGCGCTGGAAGTCGGAAAACTTCAGTTTCACCACAAGCGACCGCACCTTGCGATCCGCATGCCGGGTTGCGAGCTTCACTTCCAGCTCATCGAGCATGGCCTTCATCTCCCGGCCAAGCGCCGCGAGTCCGTGGAGGTTTTCGGAAAAGGTGTTTTCGATGCTCAGGGATTTCCGCGGGCTGTCTGGGTTAACCGGGCGCTCGTCGCGTCCCCAGCAGCGCTCCCAGAGCTCCGCCCCATAACCGCCAAGCCGCCGAACCCACTCGAATTTGTCCGTGCTGCGGTATCCGTGGCATGTCTCAACACCCATCCCCGAAAGCTTCTCGGCCATCTTGCCGCCGACCCCGGGGATTTTCCGCAGCGGCAATCCGCGCATGAACTCCGCGGCATCCGCCGGTGAAACGGTGAACTGCCCGTCGGGCTTTTTCCAATCGCTGGCGATCTTCGCGATCAGCTTGTTTGGCGCGATCCCGGCGGAGGCGGTCAGCCCCGTTTCCTCCCGGATGAGCTGGCGGATGCGCGAGGCGATGATGGTGCCGGGCTCCGGGTTGTGGCTCACATCCAGATACGCCTCGTCGAGCGAGAGCGGCTCGATGAGGTGGGTGAAACGCGAGAGGATCTCCCGGATCCGGGCACTGTCGCGTTTGTAAACATCGAAGCGCACCGGCACGATGCGCAGCTCCGGGCATTTCTCCAATGCCATGAAAACCGGCATTGCCGAGCGGCATCCGGACTTGCGCGCCTCGTAGTTCGCCGTTGTGAGCACACCGCGCCTGCCGTTCCCGCCGACGCCCAGCGGCTTGCCGCGCAGTGAGGGGTCATCGCGTTCCTCGATGGCCGCGTAGAAGCAATCCATGTCGATATGGATGATCTTCCGGGCACTGGCCGCCACCATGCCGCAAGCTAACGCGCAGACCCCGCGGGGCGCAAGTTCGCCCGCAAGCCATGCCATTCATTTCACCCCATCGCCAGCCCGCGTCCCCCGCGGCATCCCAAAAAAACAAGGATTCTCCTTGACCTGGCCCGCGCCCGAGCCTAAATCCGCCGCCCGTTTCCCAACAAAACACTCCCACCATGGCCAACGCACAAGTCATCCTCAAAGAAAAAATCGAAGGCCTCGGAGCCGAAGCAGACGTCGTGAAAGTCCGCGCCGGATACGCACGCAACTATCTCGTCCCGCAAGGCATGGCCTATGAGGCCACCAAGGCGAACCTCCGCCACGTCGAGGCGCTCAAGTCCGCCCGGGCCCAGCGTGAGGCCGAGGAACTCGTCGTCGCCCAGGAGCTCGCAACCAAGATCGGCAAGCTCAAGCCGTCCTTCACCCTTTCCACCGGCCAGGGCGGCAAGGCCTTCGGATCCGTCACCAGCATCGACATACACAA comes from Akkermansiaceae bacterium and encodes:
- a CDS encoding 50S ribosomal protein L9; this translates as MANAQVILKEKIEGLGAEADVVKVRAGYARNYLVPQGMAYEATKANLRHVEALKSARAQREAEELVVAQELATKIGKLKPSFTLSTGQGGKAFGSVTSIDIHKELEAAGISVDRHTIQLEKPIKTSGKTVVEIKLNPQVSAQLTITVDAGDVAEEA
- a CDS encoding DUF4190 domain-containing protein, with amino-acid sequence MIQTNGQTILPMPQTRPGPSGLSIASLVLGIIGMVPCLSLFLSPLALIFGIISLVLAKQGQRPKGMAIAGTVLGAFGILFFGVLMVFAHLSTKPKPFVASAPEYETMIGEGLSGSGFHFESGGKRFIACSLHQFDGKAPATMLAPDLETDIPITGQVHEGTDIQVLSYDEKVFPDPSPLIHDGNPSVSVGDPVFLLIDDKAVKAHVTRYSFLEGHWFSAEKPFVGQGGSGSPVVSGLTGKVIGVFLGGEGGDMMTEGYFEDLEMP
- the ftsY gene encoding signal recognition particle-docking protein FtsY is translated as MAGFFRKLFNAITDRADVDWDELEANLIAADLGAKLATGITDELHDLGREISAGDVVEVTRRRLSELLPADLPPPAPRADGKPTVILVVGVNGTGKTTSSAKLGLWLKHRGHSVMLAAADTFRAAAVEQLQRWGERLDIPVITGKPNSDPSSVCFAAHEKAVAGQADFLICDTAGRIHTRHNLMEELGKIRRTLAKQDPSAPHITLLVVDASTGSNALNQAREFHKASPLDGLIITKLDGSGKGGIAFNIYEQLGIVPRFIGTGEEPEAFSVFAKDRFVSEVL
- the dinB gene encoding DNA polymerase IV, producing MVAASARKIIHIDMDCFYAAIEERDDPSLRGKPLGVGGNGRRGVLTTANYEARKSGCRSAMPVFMALEKCPELRIVPVRFDVYKRDSARIREILSRFTHLIEPLSLDEAYLDVSHNPEPGTIIASRIRQLIREETGLTASAGIAPNKLIAKIASDWKKPDGQFTVSPADAAEFMRGLPLRKIPGVGGKMAEKLSGMGVETCHGYRSTDKFEWVRRLGGYGAELWERCWGRDERPVNPDSPRKSLSIENTFSENLHGLAALGREMKAMLDELEVKLATRHADRKVRSLVVKLKFSDFQRTTAERAHGEMDAGIFRELLEEAESRSGGKPSRLLGVGVRFHDLPEAEQMELF
- a CDS encoding bifunctional folylpolyglutamate synthase/dihydrofolate synthase, with the protein product MDYEEAIDWLFGTQTFGIKLGLDGPRNLLKECLAFPAHGVQVAHVAGTNGKGSTCAMMDSVARACGRRTGLFTSPHLIDYRERMRVSGLMIPKERCAELLTEVRAVCERLEVHPTFFEISLAVAMRWFRERDCELIILETGMGGRLDATTAVPADVCVISPIGLDHMQWLGDTLGKVAAEKAGIFLEGVPAVSSPQDTEAKLVLEKEANERRTPLDFIGAPLEGYGIGLAGEHQKWNAALALAALHKLGMRLGYESVVEGLGKVSWPGRFERILSEGTEVILDGAHNPHAAKVLRQTWLAEIGGGKGTLLFGAVESKDVSGILAELAGLTARMIFCKVGTMRGLPVEDLLHALPEGAEADCHGNFHDAMEAARKHGGPVLVAGSLYLVGEARAELLGGEFLASAQ
- a CDS encoding replication-associated recombination protein A; amino-acid sequence: MRPRTLGEVLGQDHILGEGKLLRRAIEADRFASLIFYGPPGTGKTSLANVIAKTTGSRFESLNGVESNVAEIREKIAQAKMNQDLRGETTILFIDEIHRFNKAQQDVLLPHLERGTVRFIGATTHNPYFYVNSPLVSRSQIFQLEAVDESSIRKLLENAIADPERGLGKMEITHEPEALAHLAKLSDGDVRKALTALELATVSPGGNIHITLAIAEESIQRKAVHYGEDGHYDTISAFIKSIRGSDPDAALYWLAKMLHAGEDPRFISRRLVISASEDIGLADSGALRVALDAHHALEFVGMPEGRIPLAHATVYLATSPKSNTTYKALGAAISDVETGRTLAVPERLRTPTSKKLTGKPEDAMRYLYSHDYEGHYVPQAYLPEGRTYYHPGDQGLEKRIKERLEFWRNSAKATDPGH
- a CDS encoding methyltransferase domain-containing protein, which produces MRKTGDFQTRFQKISVWKSPLSTEFRVAGAIHASFHQKRFLTGLAWDLIAAGALLHPSGKPASVLMLGVAGGTALRTLRHLLPEAELTGIDLDAELIALAREEMELGESGAEIVIADAYSWMKSNTRKFDVIIDDLYLAGDEDVFRAETCDGNWLGLTQRSLAPGGILAINLVTGSGHRAKQSATRRLICGRFPCVRSLRSEESMNEILVAGENVAAGSALRRHAGAFTDWRDRMFWNRITGRKLR
- a CDS encoding PDZ domain-containing protein, with amino-acid sequence MKQAKPQSPRAIAASWAAIALAFAPSAQAQGEQNYYTPENTPIFNPFPENTGRNGSRPWLVRNLGPVGIGINLIRPGMTMQIHNVEPGSPAEKTGKLKKGQIIESINGRVLEKIDPRIILGDIITEAEAKDGSVVLKIKDEGDVTVNIPVMGAYSPTWPVNCPKSDKIVRNLADLIAKQDAPKWGSVIFLLSTGEDKDLEVVKRWMKDIKNLGGMNWSRGYMGWGLCEYYLRTGDASVLPIIKQETEELRKHMFSGGWSGRGAPASFTYSVGTGQVHASGVNCMTFLIMAKLCGVEVDKYMFDETFSQFYRFAGHGNVAYGNTLPEGGFRDNGKTSGLALGLGAAAMVDPKGEDSVFAKARDNSAMKAFYATNWFHAAHTGGGMGEIWHHAAVSQMREKRPTPYRSYLDTRRWVMDLSRRFDGGIGIAGMDDRYDRSATEDNMDWGTFFALTYTYPRKTLQLFGAPRSKFAKNMPLERPWGNAADDAFHSIEPIPGGGPLTLEDLLNETVVKDASVAAIAALTAPDLADETLLRYIQHPEYDLRSMAMDQVVRRGKVELVVPLLKSDDPRLRQAGLLALTGMFKGSPLPPDKVTPEMLDLAGRMVENPDESWWVALHAINALARANPEVIAKHRERLLEFLDYKCTWLQPAAVVALSKIATDPAHYKTVLPAIVRVSSAFRVDHASYQTSKAISDALKTASPEVKAFASALLKETYASMPPVLAEPNTGAVLGGGGRVVRSRIGDVLRQTPGGEEFVHRIPKTTLASYISGKDEDMYSYDGKFIPNPALVGTWAWAVWPQPANPSEIDKCIANYLKGKKGKDPTKVEGSKDTLQLLDGGKTARSKYFGGYFWSGDMLIGDNDGQALKMELRKVDGVDFLIIEKGGYNVAPVTEEQATAKVPADWHCGFHIYVRQ